One Betaproteobacteria bacterium genomic window carries:
- a CDS encoding sulfite exporter TauE/SafE family protein, whose amino-acid sequence MEWWIVYLLVGLFVGFFAGLLGIGGGLILVTLMVYLFTLQGFPADRLLHLALGTSITSIVFTSISSLRAHHKHGAVRWDILRVATPGLVVGTLLGTVVADSLKSKYLAIFFVIFVYYSAVQMFADVKPKPTRQLPGKPGMTLTATIVGVISSLVGIGGGVMTIPLMSLCNVPMRQAIGTSAALGLPIAIAGTVGFIVTGLGKDHLPALSVGYVYLPALVGIVIGTFVTVPWGAKMAHTMPVTRLKKIFAVILFILATRMLWSLF is encoded by the coding sequence GTGGAATGGTGGATCGTTTACCTGTTGGTGGGCTTGTTCGTCGGCTTCTTTGCCGGGTTGCTTGGTATCGGTGGTGGCCTGATCCTGGTCACCCTGATGGTATATTTGTTTACCTTGCAGGGTTTTCCCGCGGATCGTCTGTTACATCTTGCACTCGGCACTTCCATCACCAGCATTGTCTTCACTTCGATTTCCAGCTTGCGGGCTCACCACAAGCACGGCGCGGTGCGCTGGGACATCCTGCGCGTGGCGACTCCGGGATTGGTCGTCGGTACTTTGCTCGGCACGGTCGTCGCCGATTCTCTGAAGTCGAAGTACTTGGCGATCTTTTTCGTCATCTTCGTCTACTACTCCGCGGTGCAGATGTTCGCCGATGTAAAGCCGAAACCGACGCGACAGTTGCCCGGCAAACCAGGTATGACTCTGACCGCGACAATTGTCGGCGTCATCTCCAGCCTGGTCGGTATCGGCGGCGGCGTGATGACCATTCCGCTGATGAGTCTATGCAATGTGCCGATGCGTCAGGCGATCGGAACTTCTGCAGCGCTCGGTCTGCCGATCGCCATCGCCGGAACGGTGGGCTTCATTGTCACGGGCCTGGGCAAGGATCACCTGCCGGCGCTCAGTGTCGGCTATGTCTATCTGCCGGCGCTGGTCGGGATCGTGATCGGCACCTTCGTCACCGTACCCTGGGGCGCAAAGATGGCGCACACCATGCCGGTGACGAGACTGAAGAAGATTTTCGCGGTAATCCTGTTCATTCTCGCAACCAGGATGTTGTGGTCGCTGTTCTGA
- a CDS encoding EVE domain-containing protein, which translates to MNYWLMKSEPAVFGIDDLAKARDKTAAWWGVRNYQARNFMRGQMIVGDRVFFYHSSCPEPGIAGIARVSKLAYPDETQFDRKSEYFDPKASQDNPRWFNVDVTLVKKTRLLGLPELHSHPELASMRVLQRGNRLSITPVDSREWDFIMKLL; encoded by the coding sequence ATGAATTACTGGCTGATGAAATCCGAGCCTGCAGTCTTCGGTATCGATGATCTGGCAAAGGCGCGGGACAAAACCGCGGCCTGGTGGGGCGTGCGGAATTATCAGGCTCGCAACTTCATGCGCGGCCAGATGATTGTGGGCGACCGTGTTTTCTTCTACCACTCGAGCTGCCCGGAACCCGGCATAGCCGGTATCGCGAGGGTTTCGAAGCTCGCGTATCCGGACGAAACCCAATTCGACCGGAAGAGCGAATACTTCGATCCCAAAGCTTCGCAGGACAACCCGCGATGGTTCAATGTCGATGTGACTCTGGTCAAGAAAACCCGTTTGCTCGGGCTTCCGGAATTGCACTCGCATCCGGAGCTCGCATCAATGCGCGTCCTTCAGCGCGGCAACCGTCTGTCGATCACACCGGTGGATTCCCGCGAATGGGATTTCATCATGAAGCTGCTCTAG
- a CDS encoding cell division protein ZapA, which produces MTSQTKGGLDVSIMGREFRIACAENEQKDLLKAVEYLNNKMREIRDAGKVIGVERIAIMAALNITHEYLSTRMEGGFDVGEFKRRISSMQAAIDQAMNGQDELF; this is translated from the coding sequence ATGACCAGTCAGACCAAGGGCGGCCTCGATGTAAGCATCATGGGACGCGAGTTTCGCATCGCCTGTGCCGAGAACGAACAGAAGGACCTGCTCAAGGCAGTCGAATACCTGAACAACAAGATGCGCGAAATCCGCGATGCCGGAAAAGTTATCGGCGTGGAGCGCATTGCGATCATGGCCGCGCTGAACATTACTCACGAATATCTGTCCACGCGCATGGAAGGTGGATTTGATGTCGGCGAGTTTAAGCGTAGAATCTCAAGCATGCAGGCAGCCATCGACCAGGCTATGAATGGTCAGGATGAGTTGTTCTGA
- a CDS encoding TonB-dependent receptor, whose amino-acid sequence MRKKQTYILLTGLLVSASAHAQKTPDIVADEVVVTASRFEEKPGDQPIGVTVITGEEIRSSGETSLPRLLARQPGVCVRDNSGSPDMQVDLRGFGVTGDQNTLVLLDGRRLSEYELTSARWSSIPIESIDRIEIVRGSGAVLYGSGATGGVINVITKGPDRGTKSFNAYAGGGSYSTQDYRVGGQIAGESVGLGLNSGHYTSNNYRENNRVDQDNFVADLRNFDPGHSLNLKLGYDKQDLRLPGNRTEAELDTDRRGTRTPMDFSNRSGGFANLSGKFRLGDAELVTDLGYREKNNDFHAAFSGLSLDGNTKVETWSFSPRLKIPYSAFGVDNSLVFGIDWEDWDYTSVRTNPASATAQQQNSAVYLENVSTLMPGTTLSLGGRLQRIEFDANDSTVPAGGASGEQNRNLSAYEIGARHQFNGAAAIYGKYGYSFRVATLDEVYSPGLGAFFIPPSVSFVEPQTSHDAELGLETQFGPGRYRIAVYHSDLKKEIHFDSNAFANVNLPPTKRSGVELEGKWMLTTSALLFANYTYTEAKFRSAVLGGVDVSGNRIPLVPRHMANVGIDWSIWERTRLNAAANYVGRQLYDGDELNTFGREMPSYWTADLGVFHTIDAWTFGASVRNLFDEKYYTYALAFVPTTVLAYPAPERNFLVSVQYRFGK is encoded by the coding sequence ATGAGAAAAAAGCAAACTTACATCCTGTTGACCGGCTTGCTGGTCAGCGCGAGCGCTCACGCACAAAAAACTCCGGATATCGTCGCCGATGAAGTCGTCGTAACGGCTTCGCGCTTCGAAGAGAAGCCGGGCGATCAGCCCATCGGTGTAACGGTTATTACCGGCGAGGAAATCCGCAGCAGCGGCGAAACTTCGCTGCCTCGGTTGCTTGCCCGCCAGCCCGGTGTTTGCGTGCGCGACAATAGCGGCAGCCCGGACATGCAGGTGGACTTGCGCGGTTTCGGTGTCACCGGGGATCAAAACACGCTGGTTCTTCTCGATGGCCGCCGGTTGAGCGAGTACGAACTTACTTCCGCACGATGGTCATCCATACCGATCGAATCCATTGACCGCATAGAAATCGTTCGCGGCAGCGGCGCTGTGCTCTATGGTAGTGGCGCCACCGGTGGTGTGATCAATGTCATCACGAAAGGGCCGGATCGCGGTACCAAATCATTCAACGCCTACGCCGGCGGCGGCAGTTATAGCACCCAGGACTACCGTGTCGGAGGACAAATAGCAGGCGAGAGTGTCGGCCTCGGTCTGAATAGCGGCCACTATACTTCGAACAATTACCGGGAAAATAATCGCGTTGACCAGGACAACTTTGTCGCCGATCTGCGCAACTTCGATCCCGGTCACAGTCTGAATCTCAAGCTCGGCTACGACAAGCAGGATCTGCGCTTGCCTGGTAATCGCACTGAAGCAGAATTGGACACCGACCGCCGTGGTACGAGAACACCCATGGACTTTTCCAATCGTAGTGGCGGTTTCGCCAATTTATCCGGAAAATTCAGGTTGGGTGATGCGGAACTGGTGACCGATCTGGGTTATCGGGAGAAAAACAACGATTTCCACGCGGCATTTTCCGGCTTGAGCCTGGACGGCAACACAAAAGTGGAAACATGGAGTTTTTCGCCGCGACTAAAGATTCCATATTCCGCATTTGGCGTGGATAACAGCCTCGTGTTCGGTATTGATTGGGAAGACTGGGATTACACCTCCGTACGCACCAATCCGGCTTCAGCTACCGCGCAACAGCAGAATTCCGCTGTGTATCTGGAGAATGTCTCAACTCTGATGCCGGGAACAACACTGTCGCTTGGCGGCAGGTTACAGAGGATAGAGTTCGATGCGAATGACTCCACCGTTCCAGCTGGCGGCGCATCAGGAGAACAGAATCGAAATCTGTCGGCTTACGAGATCGGCGCGCGCCACCAGTTCAATGGTGCGGCTGCGATCTACGGAAAATATGGATATAGCTTCCGCGTTGCGACGCTGGACGAAGTTTATTCTCCCGGGCTTGGCGCTTTTTTCATACCGCCGTCGGTGAGCTTCGTCGAGCCGCAGACTTCGCACGACGCGGAGCTGGGCCTTGAGACGCAATTCGGTCCAGGCCGATATCGGATCGCTGTCTATCATTCCGATCTCAAGAAAGAGATCCATTTCGACTCCAATGCGTTTGCCAACGTCAATCTTCCGCCCACGAAACGCTCGGGCGTGGAACTGGAAGGCAAATGGATGTTGACCACGAGCGCGTTGCTGTTTGCGAACTACACCTACACCGAGGCGAAATTCCGCTCCGCTGTCCTGGGAGGCGTAGACGTTTCCGGCAATCGGATTCCGCTGGTACCGCGTCATATGGCCAATGTCGGAATCGATTGGTCAATATGGGAACGCACGCGACTGAATGCGGCCGCCAACTACGTCGGACGCCAGCTTTACGATGGCGACGAATTGAACACCTTCGGAAGAGAAATGCCGTCCTATTGGACGGCCGATCTGGGTGTCTTTCACACGATTGACGCCTGGACTTTCGGTGCATCTGTAAGAAATTTGTTCGACGAGAAGTATTACACCTATGCGCTGGCATTTGTCCCGACTACCGTCCTCGCGTATCCGGCGCCGGAGCGTAATTTCCTGGTCTCGGTACAGTATCGTTTCGGCAAGTAG
- the msbA gene encoding lipid A export permease/ATP-binding protein MsbA, translating into MTSTQLYFRLLRYVKPYWGVFALSIVGMLMSAATEVALPIAVKPFLDGTFVKKDPFLITWVPIFMVLLYVVRGAGAYLGTYASAWVGNKVVMDLRDLMFRRMLALPLGFFHDNTTGNLISRFTFDVAQVTGAATNVVTVLIKDSVTILGLLAYLLYTDWKLTLISLIMVPPIAVVVRYFNVRLRNMSRKTQDAMGDITQVLQETVECNKVVKIFGGQEYEAQRFAATSDRLRGFSMKQTAAAAGNVPIVQLLAAMAVAVVVYYATVEAQSDATTVGGFVSFLGAMLLLTPPLKRLTGVAEYLQRGLAAAESVFALLDENPEKDEGKVTLERARGGVDFHKVSFRYPRAGQPALKNVTLSICAGETIALVGSSGGGKTTLANLVPRFYRPDSGTITIDGHDIEALSLASLRRNIALVSQEVALFNDTVAANIAYGQAAGASRPAIEHAAAAAHALEFIRAMPQGFDTLIGENGVRLSGGQRQRLAIARTVLKDAPILILDEATSALDSESEKHVQDALEHLMRGRTTIVIAHRLSTIENADRIVVLDQGEIAEIGTHAELLAKGGIYANLHSIQYALVGGEPDHALQPIS; encoded by the coding sequence ATGACCAGCACCCAGCTCTACTTCCGCCTGCTCCGTTACGTCAAACCGTACTGGGGCGTATTTGCGCTGTCGATCGTCGGGATGTTGATGAGTGCGGCCACCGAAGTTGCGCTGCCGATCGCGGTGAAGCCGTTCCTCGACGGCACCTTTGTCAAGAAGGACCCTTTCCTGATCACCTGGGTACCGATCTTCATGGTCCTGCTGTATGTGGTGCGCGGCGCGGGCGCCTACCTTGGAACCTACGCCAGCGCCTGGGTCGGGAACAAAGTGGTGATGGACCTGCGCGATCTGATGTTCCGCCGCATGCTCGCACTGCCGCTAGGGTTTTTTCATGACAACACCACTGGCAACCTGATATCGCGCTTCACCTTCGATGTCGCCCAGGTCACCGGTGCCGCCACCAACGTGGTCACGGTGCTGATCAAGGATTCGGTGACCATTCTCGGTTTGCTGGCCTACCTGTTGTACACGGACTGGAAGCTCACGCTGATTTCGCTGATCATGGTCCCGCCGATCGCCGTGGTGGTGCGCTATTTCAATGTCCGGCTGCGCAACATGAGCCGCAAGACCCAGGATGCCATGGGCGACATCACCCAGGTCCTGCAGGAAACGGTCGAGTGCAACAAAGTTGTGAAGATCTTCGGCGGGCAAGAGTACGAGGCGCAGCGTTTCGCCGCGACCAGCGACCGGCTGCGCGGCTTCAGCATGAAGCAAACCGCCGCCGCCGCCGGCAATGTGCCGATCGTCCAGTTGCTCGCGGCGATGGCCGTGGCGGTGGTGGTTTATTACGCCACCGTGGAGGCGCAATCGGATGCCACAACAGTCGGCGGATTCGTCTCCTTCCTCGGCGCCATGCTGTTGCTGACCCCGCCTTTGAAACGACTGACCGGCGTAGCCGAATATCTGCAACGTGGCCTGGCTGCGGCTGAGAGCGTCTTCGCGCTGCTGGACGAGAATCCGGAGAAGGATGAGGGCAAGGTAACGCTGGAGCGAGCACGCGGAGGAGTCGACTTCCACAAGGTAAGCTTCCGCTACCCCCGCGCCGGCCAGCCGGCATTGAAGAATGTCACGTTGTCGATTTGTGCCGGGGAAACCATCGCGTTGGTCGGATCTTCCGGCGGCGGAAAAACCACGCTCGCGAACCTGGTGCCGCGTTTCTACCGCCCGGATTCCGGAACCATTACGATAGATGGCCACGATATCGAAGCGTTGTCGCTTGCCAGCCTGCGCCGAAACATCGCGCTGGTGAGTCAGGAGGTCGCGTTGTTCAACGATACCGTCGCTGCAAACATCGCGTACGGTCAAGCAGCGGGCGCGAGCAGACCGGCGATCGAACACGCAGCCGCCGCGGCGCACGCGCTGGAATTCATTCGCGCAATGCCGCAAGGCTTCGATACCTTGATCGGGGAAAATGGCGTAAGGTTGTCTGGCGGTCAACGCCAGCGATTGGCGATTGCGCGCACAGTATTGAAGGACGCACCGATCCTGATTCTGGACGAAGCAACATCGGCTCTCGATTCGGAATCGGAAAAGCATGTGCAGGATGCGCTAGAGCACCTCATGCGGGGCCGTACGACCATTGTCATCGCTCACCGCCTGTCAACCATCGAAAACGCGGACCGTATCGTGGTGCTCGATCAGGGCGAGATTGCCGAGATTGGAACGCATGCTGAATTGCTCGCCAAGGGCGGCATCTATGCAAACCTTCACAGCATCCAGTATGCGCTCGTCGGTGGCGAACCCGACCATGCGCTTCAGCCAATCAGTTGA
- a CDS encoding ferredoxin family protein, translating to MEIQETDCKQTPGSIRPVIDRNRCEGKKECVAVCPYHVFTMATLTPELRRGLSLRGKLKGFAHRWQQAFASNADACQACGLCVSVCPEKAIALVRPR from the coding sequence GTGGAGATCCAGGAAACGGACTGTAAGCAGACGCCCGGTTCGATCCGGCCGGTCATCGACCGGAACCGGTGTGAGGGCAAGAAAGAATGCGTCGCGGTCTGTCCTTACCACGTCTTTACGATGGCAACCCTTACGCCGGAGTTGCGGCGTGGTCTGAGCCTGCGTGGAAAACTCAAAGGCTTCGCCCATCGATGGCAACAGGCGTTTGCCTCGAACGCCGACGCCTGCCAGGCCTGCGGGTTGTGCGTTTCCGTGTGTCCGGAAAAGGCGATTGCGCTGGTTCGACCCCGCTAA
- a CDS encoding superoxide dismutase family protein gives MGDVAFGTGQDSIIGRGLVVHADMDDLKSQPAGNSGTRVACGMITRDPDKMTYSKAG, from the coding sequence ATCGGCGATGTCGCCTTCGGTACGGGACAGGACAGCATCATCGGCCGCGGGCTGGTAGTGCATGCCGACATGGACGACCTGAAGTCACAACCTGCCGGTAACTCCGGAACGCGCGTGGCGTGCGGAATGATCACCCGCGATCCCGACAAGATGACTTATTCAAAAGCGGGCTGA
- the polA gene encoding DNA polymerase I, with protein MKTLVLVDGSSYLYRAFHALPDLRNRHGEPTGAVKGVLSMLQKLRKETSADYIACVFDAKGKTFRDDWYPQYKANRPPMPDDLVQQIEPLHDGIRAMGWPLLMIDGVEADDVIGTLARQAETLGVQTVISTGDKDITQLVNPMVRLVNTMSSESLDEKGVQEKFGVKPAQIVDYLTLIGDSVDNVPGVDKVGPKTAVKWLSQYGTLDEVVAHAGEITGAVGENLRKALPWLPTAKKLLSIKCDVPLPVGIDGLVPQPQNAAVLLQLFERLEFKTWLRELEGGGILFNTPLRGAGDEGRGNETVVSTPRPSAPRDYGTILTDSELAAWLDRISNAPLVSVDTETTSLDPMTAQLVGISLSVQANSGAYIPVGHTYTGAPAQLSRDHVLAALKDWLESPASRKVGQNLKYDKHVFANCGILLGGVEHDTLLQSYVLESHRPHDMDDLAARHLGITTITYDDVTGKGASRIPFEQVDLARATEYSAEDADVTLQLHQVLYPQVEQDSKLLRIYRNIEIPVMEVLFTMERNGVLLDTRLLDQQSHELGIKMLGLEQAVHMQAGQPFNLNSPKQLQEILFERHKLPVKKKTPGGLPSTDEDVLQELALDHPLPKLILEYRSLSKLKSTYTDKLPRMVNARTGRVHTNYAQAVAVTGRLSSNDPNLQNIPVRTAEGRRIREAFIAPPGSVIISADYSQIELRIMAHLSQDKGLLQAFAAGEDVHRHTASEIFGVESAAVSSEQRRYAKVINFGLIYGMSAFGLASQLGIERSAAQQYMERYFQRYPGVKDYMERTREAARSLGYVETVFGRRLYLNDIRASNAARRQGSERAAINAPMQGTAADLIKLAMIAVQGWISTSRMMSRLIMQVHDELVLEVPESEIDSVKSELPKLMNSVATLDVLLAVDVGSGPNWEKAH; from the coding sequence ATGAAAACGCTAGTGCTGGTGGACGGCTCTTCCTACCTTTATCGCGCATTCCATGCGCTTCCCGACCTGCGCAACAGGCACGGCGAACCGACCGGTGCCGTCAAGGGTGTGCTCAGCATGCTGCAGAAGCTGCGCAAGGAAACGTCGGCGGATTATATCGCTTGCGTATTCGACGCAAAAGGAAAGACCTTCCGCGACGACTGGTATCCGCAGTACAAAGCCAATCGGCCGCCGATGCCGGATGATCTGGTGCAACAGATCGAGCCGCTGCACGATGGCATCCGCGCAATGGGCTGGCCGCTGCTGATGATCGACGGCGTCGAAGCCGACGATGTCATAGGCACCTTGGCCAGGCAGGCCGAAACGCTGGGTGTGCAGACCGTCATTTCCACAGGCGACAAGGACATCACGCAGCTCGTCAATCCGATGGTCAGGCTGGTAAACACCATGTCCAGTGAATCCCTTGATGAAAAGGGCGTGCAGGAGAAGTTCGGCGTCAAGCCGGCGCAAATCGTCGACTACCTCACGCTGATCGGCGACTCGGTCGACAACGTTCCCGGTGTCGACAAAGTCGGCCCGAAGACCGCGGTGAAGTGGCTTTCGCAGTATGGCACGCTCGACGAAGTAGTCGCCCATGCCGGGGAGATCACCGGCGCGGTCGGAGAAAACCTGCGCAAAGCGTTGCCGTGGCTGCCGACCGCGAAGAAACTGCTGAGTATCAAGTGCGATGTGCCCCTGCCCGTCGGAATCGACGGACTCGTCCCGCAGCCGCAGAACGCAGCCGTCCTTTTGCAGCTGTTCGAGAGGCTCGAATTCAAGACCTGGCTGCGTGAACTCGAGGGAGGAGGGATTCTTTTCAATACCCCCTTGAGGGGTGCGGGGGATGAAGGGCGAGGGAACGAAACAGTCGTATCCACCCCTCGTCCCTCGGCGCCGCGGGACTACGGAACCATCCTGACGGACTCCGAACTTGCGGCCTGGCTGGACAGGATCTCGAACGCGCCGCTGGTATCCGTCGATACCGAGACGACCAGTCTCGATCCGATGACGGCGCAACTGGTCGGCATTTCGCTTTCGGTGCAGGCGAACAGCGGCGCCTACATTCCGGTCGGCCATACGTATACCGGTGCGCCGGCGCAACTCTCCCGCGATCACGTCCTTGCCGCGCTGAAGGACTGGCTGGAGAGCCCGGCGTCGCGCAAAGTCGGACAGAACCTCAAATACGACAAGCATGTCTTCGCCAACTGCGGAATCCTGCTCGGCGGGGTGGAGCACGACACATTGCTGCAATCCTATGTGCTGGAAAGCCATCGCCCGCACGACATGGACGACCTCGCCGCCCGCCATCTTGGCATTACCACCATCACTTACGACGATGTCACCGGCAAGGGCGCAAGCCGCATTCCGTTCGAGCAGGTGGATCTCGCCCGCGCGACCGAGTACTCGGCCGAAGACGCGGATGTCACATTGCAATTGCATCAGGTGCTGTATCCCCAAGTCGAACAGGATTCCAAACTTCTGCGCATCTACCGCAACATCGAAATACCGGTAATGGAAGTGCTGTTCACGATGGAACGCAACGGCGTGCTGCTGGACACCCGGCTTCTCGACCAGCAGAGCCATGAGCTCGGCATCAAGATGCTGGGGCTGGAGCAGGCGGTGCACATGCAGGCTGGGCAGCCGTTCAACCTGAACTCGCCGAAGCAGCTTCAGGAAATCCTGTTCGAGCGCCACAAGCTTCCGGTGAAGAAGAAAACGCCGGGAGGCCTGCCTTCGACGGACGAAGACGTGCTTCAGGAACTCGCCCTCGATCATCCGCTGCCCAAGCTGATTCTCGAGTATCGGAGCCTGTCCAAGCTGAAATCCACTTACACCGACAAGCTGCCGCGCATGGTGAACGCCAGGACAGGACGGGTGCACACGAATTACGCGCAGGCGGTTGCAGTAACCGGCCGGCTCTCGAGCAACGATCCGAACCTGCAGAACATTCCGGTTCGCACCGCGGAAGGCCGCCGTATCCGCGAGGCTTTCATTGCGCCGCCAGGCTCGGTCATTATTTCGGCGGACTATTCCCAGATCGAGCTGCGCATCATGGCGCATCTGTCCCAGGACAAAGGACTGCTGCAGGCATTCGCCGCCGGCGAAGACGTGCACCGGCACACCGCATCTGAAATCTTCGGCGTCGAATCGGCGGCCGTGTCCAGCGAACAGCGCCGCTACGCGAAAGTCATCAACTTCGGACTGATCTACGGCATGTCGGCGTTCGGGCTGGCCTCGCAGCTCGGCATCGAGCGTTCTGCCGCGCAGCAATACATGGAACGCTATTTCCAGCGTTACCCGGGAGTGAAGGATTACATGGAACGCACGCGCGAAGCTGCGCGAAGCCTGGGCTACGTCGAAACCGTATTCGGGCGCAGGCTCTATCTCAACGACATAAGGGCGAGCAATGCGGCACGACGCCAGGGTTCGGAGCGAGCCGCCATCAACGCGCCGATGCAAGGAACCGCAGCGGATCTGATCAAGCTGGCGATGATCGCCGTCCAAGGCTGGATATCAACATCCCGCATGATGAGCCGGCTGATCATGCAGGTCCACGACGAACTCGTTCTCGAAGTACCGGAGTCTGAAATCGATTCAGTAAAAAGCGAGCTTCCGAAACTGATGAATAGTGTCGCAACGCTCGATGTGCTGCTGGCGGTGGACGTCGGTTCGGGGCCGAACTGGGAGAAAGCGCACTAG
- a CDS encoding TIGR00730 family Rossman fold protein codes for MNEKQKVPVPLAPELVEKAWSARESWRVFGIMSEFVEATERLAHIRPAVSIFGSARVARGHPYYQLTEEVARRLSDAGFSVISGGGPGAMEAANKGAFAGRSPSVGLNIQLPHEQITNQYQDVSQTFTRFFVRKVMFVKFACAYVVVPGGFGTMDELMEALTLVQTGKIRRFPIILMQSSYWRGLIDWIRDRMISEGMIDAADMNLIKLIDEPDKVVAAIFDHYEKRGFEPTAAEREAQLNL; via the coding sequence ATGAACGAAAAACAGAAGGTCCCGGTTCCGCTTGCTCCCGAATTGGTCGAGAAGGCATGGTCGGCGCGGGAATCCTGGCGGGTATTCGGAATTATGTCAGAGTTTGTCGAAGCCACCGAGCGCCTGGCTCACATCCGGCCCGCGGTCAGTATCTTCGGCAGCGCGCGGGTGGCGCGCGGGCATCCCTACTATCAACTGACCGAAGAGGTGGCACGCCGATTGTCCGATGCCGGATTCAGCGTGATCTCCGGTGGCGGACCGGGCGCAATGGAAGCGGCAAACAAAGGCGCGTTTGCGGGCCGATCGCCTTCGGTAGGACTGAACATCCAACTGCCTCACGAGCAGATAACCAACCAGTATCAGGACGTAAGCCAGACCTTCACGCGTTTTTTCGTACGCAAGGTCATGTTCGTCAAGTTCGCCTGCGCCTACGTGGTCGTACCGGGCGGCTTCGGCACAATGGACGAACTGATGGAAGCTCTGACCCTGGTGCAGACCGGCAAGATCCGTCGTTTCCCCATCATCCTCATGCAGTCCTCCTACTGGCGAGGACTGATCGACTGGATCCGGGATCGGATGATAAGCGAGGGCATGATCGATGCGGCTGACATGAACCTGATCAAACTGATCGATGAGCCCGACAAAGTGGTCGCGGCAATATTCGACCACTACGAGAAACGCGGCTTCGAGCCGACCGCCGCCGAACGCGAAGCACAACTGAATCTCTGA
- a CDS encoding homoserine kinase, translating to MSVFTTVMPDQLSAWLRNYSIGVPTALEGILSGIENTNYFVTTTHGRFVLTLFEKLTRKELPFYLNLMAHLSSHGLPCPKPIANLQNELLGELSGKPAAIVTCLEGHPVTEPAPVHCARVGEVLAEMHLAGRTYPGHLDNLRGAGWWSACAPEIYPFLKPEDAELLKSEIRFQAEHNREGLPCGVVHADLFRDNVLYDGDRVGGLIDFYFACVDCFVYDVAITVNDWCVNADARLDHVRAEALLKAYMSVRPFTDQEHAAWPRMLRAGALRFWVSRLHDFHLPRPGELTHKHDPERFRRILFNHRAGGP from the coding sequence ATGTCAGTTTTCACGACCGTTATGCCCGACCAGCTTTCGGCCTGGCTGAGGAACTACTCGATCGGCGTGCCGACCGCTCTGGAAGGCATTCTCTCCGGCATCGAGAACACCAATTATTTCGTTACCACCACGCACGGCCGCTTCGTGCTGACGTTGTTCGAAAAGCTTACGCGTAAGGAACTGCCGTTCTATCTGAATTTGATGGCGCATCTTTCCAGTCACGGTCTGCCATGCCCGAAGCCGATCGCGAACCTGCAGAACGAATTGCTTGGTGAACTCAGCGGGAAGCCTGCCGCAATCGTCACCTGCCTGGAAGGTCACCCTGTAACCGAGCCGGCGCCGGTGCATTGCGCGCGGGTCGGCGAAGTACTGGCGGAGATGCACCTGGCCGGACGGACTTATCCGGGACACCTGGACAATCTTCGTGGCGCCGGCTGGTGGAGCGCCTGTGCGCCGGAAATCTATCCGTTTCTCAAGCCCGAGGATGCGGAGCTGCTCAAGTCCGAGATCCGTTTCCAGGCGGAGCACAATCGTGAAGGATTGCCGTGCGGTGTCGTGCATGCCGACCTGTTTCGCGACAATGTCCTGTACGACGGCGACCGGGTCGGCGGTCTAATTGACTTTTATTTCGCCTGCGTCGATTGTTTCGTCTACGACGTGGCCATCACCGTGAACGATTGGTGCGTCAATGCCGATGCCAGACTCGATCACGTTCGCGCCGAAGCGCTGTTGAAGGCATACATGTCGGTGCGACCATTCACCGATCAGGAGCACGCCGCCTGGCCGAGGATGTTGCGCGCGGGCGCCCTGCGCTTCTGGGTCTCGAGGCTGCACGATTTCCATCTGCCGCGTCCCGGGGAACTCACCCACAAGCACGACCCGGAGCGGTTTCGCCGGATTCTTTTCAATCACCGCGCCGGCGGACCCTGA